Proteins encoded in a region of the Mercenaria mercenaria strain notata chromosome 1, MADL_Memer_1, whole genome shotgun sequence genome:
- the LOC123544554 gene encoding calmodulin-A-like, producing MAQKKRMSDQDRLREMKELFHFFDKNNNGVVSTYELEKGLQWDGNNPTAKEIDNLLKEMNVKRGQDIDFEKFKKCVEKYYENELDQDSEEKRLSNAFKIFDKNGNGTVEKGELKKVLTSIGDKLTDAEVDQMFREADINKDGLIQYKEFTKMFLKGMK from the exons ATG GCCCAGAAGAAGCGAATGTCGGACCAAGATAGGTTGAGGG AAATGAaagaattgtttcattttttcgaCAAGAATAATAATGGTGTAGTTTCAACATATGAGCTTGAAAAGGGACTTCAGTGGGATGGGAACAATCCTACAGCAAAGGAGATAGACaatcttttaaaagaaatgaatgtAAAACGAG GCCAAGATATTGATTTCGAAAAGTTTAAAAAGTGTGTTGAAAAATATTATGAGAATGAACTCGACCAGGACTCGGAAGAAAAAAGACTAAGCAACgctttcaaaatatttgataaaaatggaaaTGGAACAGTGGAAAAGGGGGAATTGAAAAAGGTGCTCACAAGCATTGGTGACAAATTAACAGACGCTGAGGTTGATCAAATGTTCCGTGAAGCAGACATAAATAAAGATGGGTTAATTCAATATAAAg AATTCACTAAAATGTTCCTGAAAGGTATGAAGTGA
- the LOC123544523 gene encoding neo-calmodulin-like isoform X2, which produces MDMEQCGMDAEECGMYDPNEDYEQDDAPPGELTQCQKDNIKDLYDLYDIDKSGTLSFKELRKCLQVLGLNPTVSDVKKIMKTHDVGPGSKGKKKVTYEVFEQIMKEELLSHTSNEFDLLEAFKIFDRDKNGTLDRDELKRCLTCLGECLTDAEVDDLFDQLDTDKSGTLSVMEASKILA; this is translated from the exons ATGGACATGGAGCAATGTGGGATGGACGCGGAGGAATGCGGCATGTATGACCCCAATGAGGATTATGAGCAAGATGATGCTCCGCCGGGAGAACTGACACAGTGTCAAAAAGACA ACATAAAAGACCTATATGACTTGTACGACATAGACAAGTCTGGTACACTTTCATTTAAAGAGCTAAGAAAATGTCTACAGGTGCTTGGATTGAATCCCACCGTGTCAGATGTCAAAAAAATAATGAAGACACATGATGTTGGACCGGGATCTAAAGGCAAAA AGAAGGTCACATATGAAGTATTCGAGCAGATAATGAAGGAAGAATTGTTAAGCCATACCAGTAATGAATTCGATCTCCTGGAGGCCTTTAA aatttttgaCCGTGACAAAAATGGTACATTAGATAGGGATGAATTAAAAAGATGCCTAACATGTCTTGGTGAATGCTTAACGGATGCCGAGGTTGACGACTTATTTGATCAATTAGATACTGATAAAAGTGGAACATTGAGTGTCATGG AGGCATCAAAGATTCTTGCGTGA
- the LOC123544523 gene encoding neo-calmodulin-like isoform X1 → MFQLKSGDPMDMEQCGMDAEECGMYDPNEDYEQDDAPPGELTQCQKDNIKDLYDLYDIDKSGTLSFKELRKCLQVLGLNPTVSDVKKIMKTHDVGPGSKGKKKVTYEVFEQIMKEELLSHTSNEFDLLEAFKIFDRDKNGTLDRDELKRCLTCLGECLTDAEVDDLFDQLDTDKSGTLSVMEASKILA, encoded by the exons ATGTTTCAGTTGAAGTCGGGTGAT CCTATGGACATGGAGCAATGTGGGATGGACGCGGAGGAATGCGGCATGTATGACCCCAATGAGGATTATGAGCAAGATGATGCTCCGCCGGGAGAACTGACACAGTGTCAAAAAGACA ACATAAAAGACCTATATGACTTGTACGACATAGACAAGTCTGGTACACTTTCATTTAAAGAGCTAAGAAAATGTCTACAGGTGCTTGGATTGAATCCCACCGTGTCAGATGTCAAAAAAATAATGAAGACACATGATGTTGGACCGGGATCTAAAGGCAAAA AGAAGGTCACATATGAAGTATTCGAGCAGATAATGAAGGAAGAATTGTTAAGCCATACCAGTAATGAATTCGATCTCCTGGAGGCCTTTAA aatttttgaCCGTGACAAAAATGGTACATTAGATAGGGATGAATTAAAAAGATGCCTAACATGTCTTGGTGAATGCTTAACGGATGCCGAGGTTGACGACTTATTTGATCAATTAGATACTGATAAAAGTGGAACATTGAGTGTCATGG AGGCATCAAAGATTCTTGCGTGA